From a single Nostoc sp. MS1 genomic region:
- a CDS encoding AAA family ATPase — MNWNFPYCPDAPNWTIDWQAIEGEFAWLRSLADCPQDPQYHAEGNVLIHTKLVCEALIELPQWRALNPTERSVLFAAALLHDVAKPATTQTDTDGAISSKGHVLQGAKMAQQILWDLQVPFREREAIVALVKYGSLPLWFWDKPNPEKSVIKTSQIIRCDMLSLLAEADVTGRHCSDQAQLYERIAFFREFCQENRCFDRPRAFPSDHSRFLYFQKENGNPDYLAYDDTRLEVVMMSGLPGAGKDTWVQANLPHWPVIALDELRKTMRIAPDEDQSAVVNTAKALAKEYMRTEKSFVWNATNISRQLRCSLIRQFANYQAKIRIVYLEAPWEELLTRNSKRIAKLPENVLYKMKGRLEVPNITEAQAVDWVVN; from the coding sequence ATGAATTGGAATTTTCCTTATTGCCCAGATGCACCCAACTGGACAATAGATTGGCAGGCGATAGAAGGAGAATTTGCTTGGTTGCGATCGCTCGCAGATTGTCCTCAAGACCCTCAGTATCACGCTGAAGGTAATGTACTTATACATACAAAATTAGTGTGTGAGGCATTAATAGAATTACCTCAATGGCGTGCCTTAAACCCAACAGAACGTTCTGTCCTATTTGCAGCCGCCTTGCTGCATGATGTCGCTAAACCAGCCACCACCCAAACAGATACCGATGGCGCTATCTCCTCTAAAGGTCATGTCCTCCAAGGTGCAAAGATGGCACAGCAAATTCTCTGGGATTTGCAAGTTCCCTTTCGTGAACGAGAGGCTATTGTGGCTTTGGTGAAATACGGTAGCTTACCTCTATGGTTTTGGGACAAACCCAACCCTGAAAAATCTGTCATCAAAACTAGTCAAATTATCCGTTGCGATATGCTGAGTTTACTCGCCGAAGCCGATGTTACAGGGCGACATTGCAGCGACCAAGCCCAACTATACGAAAGGATTGCCTTTTTTCGGGAGTTTTGCCAAGAAAATCGCTGTTTTGACCGACCCCGTGCTTTCCCTTCAGACCACAGCCGATTTCTTTACTTTCAAAAAGAAAATGGCAATCCTGATTATCTAGCTTACGATGATACTCGCTTGGAAGTTGTGATGATGTCAGGATTACCAGGTGCAGGAAAAGATACATGGGTGCAAGCAAATCTCCCCCACTGGCCAGTAATTGCTTTAGATGAACTCCGAAAAACTATGCGTATTGCACCTGATGAAGACCAAAGCGCAGTGGTGAATACTGCTAAAGCCTTAGCTAAGGAATATATGCGGACGGAAAAATCTTTTGTTTGGAATGCTACTAACATCAGTCGTCAATTGCGATGTTCATTGATTCGTCAGTTCGCCAATTATCAAGCCAAAATTCGCATTGTTTACCTAGAAGCACCTTGGGAGGAGTTACTGACAAGAAATAGCAAGCGCATTGCTAAATTACCAGAAAATGTGCTGTATAAAATGAAGGGTCGATTGGAAGTTCCCAATATTACTGAGGCGCAAGCAGTAGATTGGGTAGTTAATTGA
- the trmFO gene encoding FADH(2)-oxidizing methylenetetrahydrofolate--tRNA-(uracil(54)-C(5))-methyltransferase TrmFO: MTQQPIQVIGGGLAGTEAAWQIAQAGVPVILHEMRPKRFSPAHHTEHLAELVCSNSFGAMASDRAAGLLHEELRQLGSIIISKADEHAVPAGGALAVDRGQFGQDLTQALASHPLIEFRRGEVPAIPEGIVVLATGPLTSPDLAQDLHRFTGMEYMSFFDAASPIIVGDSINRDIAFMASRYDKGEAAYLNCPMNKEQYLRFWQELCKAEQTELKDFERETAKFFEACLPIEELAQRGEDTMRYGPLKPVGLSDSRTGERPYAVVQLRQEDKAGQLWNMVGFQTNLRWGEQKRVFQLIPGLEKAEFVRLGVMHRNTFINAPQLMLPTLQFKQRPTLLAAGQLIGTEGYTAAAAGGWLAGTNAARLALGKEPVALPPTTMLGALLEFISSASPKHFQPMPPNFGILPDLGVKIKNKQERYGHYRDRSLADLVSWKNGH, translated from the coding sequence ATGACTCAACAACCGATACAAGTAATTGGAGGTGGACTAGCTGGAACAGAGGCGGCGTGGCAAATTGCCCAGGCTGGAGTGCCAGTAATTTTACATGAAATGCGTCCTAAACGTTTCAGCCCTGCCCATCATACAGAACATTTGGCAGAGTTGGTGTGTAGTAACTCCTTTGGGGCAATGGCGAGCGATCGCGCTGCTGGATTGCTGCATGAAGAATTGCGCCAACTTGGTTCTATAATTATCTCTAAAGCTGATGAACACGCCGTCCCAGCAGGTGGCGCATTGGCAGTAGATAGGGGTCAATTTGGGCAAGATTTAACCCAAGCCCTCGCTAGTCATCCCTTAATTGAATTTCGCCGTGGTGAAGTCCCAGCCATTCCCGAAGGTATTGTGGTGTTGGCAACTGGGCCGTTAACTAGTCCCGACTTGGCGCAAGACTTGCACCGCTTCACGGGGATGGAGTATATGAGCTTTTTTGATGCCGCTAGCCCTATTATCGTGGGAGATTCGATTAACCGCGATATTGCTTTTATGGCTTCGCGTTATGACAAAGGTGAAGCCGCTTACCTCAACTGTCCCATGAATAAGGAACAGTATTTGCGGTTTTGGCAAGAACTCTGCAAAGCAGAACAAACAGAACTGAAAGATTTTGAACGTGAAACAGCCAAATTTTTTGAAGCCTGTCTCCCCATCGAGGAACTAGCGCAACGGGGAGAAGATACTATGCGTTACGGCCCCCTCAAGCCTGTGGGTTTATCTGACAGCCGCACGGGGGAACGTCCTTATGCGGTGGTGCAGTTGCGCCAAGAAGATAAAGCTGGTCAGTTGTGGAATATGGTAGGATTTCAAACAAATCTGCGTTGGGGTGAGCAAAAGCGAGTATTTCAATTGATCCCAGGCTTAGAAAAGGCAGAATTTGTGCGGTTGGGAGTAATGCACCGCAACACCTTTATCAATGCACCCCAGTTAATGCTACCCACGCTGCAATTTAAACAACGTCCGACATTATTAGCGGCCGGACAGTTAATTGGCACTGAAGGCTACACAGCCGCCGCCGCCGGTGGTTGGTTGGCAGGAACCAATGCAGCCAGGTTAGCGTTAGGGAAGGAACCTGTAGCTTTACCACCCACCACAATGTTAGGCGCATTATTAGAATTTATTAGTTCCGCCTCGCCTAAACACTTTCAACCCATGCCGCCTAACTTTGGCATTCTGCCAGATTTGGGTGTGAAAATCAAAAATAAACAGGAGCGTTACGGACATTACCGCGATCGCTCTCTCGCAGATTTGGTAAGTTGGAAAAATGGTCATTAG
- a CDS encoding PAS domain S-box protein, whose protein sequence is MKIDELTMRFNELSTYLHNLYHLIDRHPLTLNPDSYVIDAISLMNQQQCQSVQSHNFNSSAACSNINLQETSYVLVIDSGHLLGIFTEQDLVKLAASTVDFANVKITKVMQQPAITMKIADFQDIFIVFSLLLQHQIRHLPILNDSEQLVGIVTITSLLQGLNQWQTFCNLQAFSHLSPKPIEYCNSDFSRRHQQGKVMFYSDMAEDVTNLKQAEESLRQSEARLKLALESANMGIWDWNILTDEAVWSANMGSLYGLPNTTLNPNFQSFLKLIHPQDREAFQQSITNIIEQGGQFTVEYRTVWPDGSIHWLCGKGQVYYNDSGQAIRMIGTTRDITDRKQSELALRESEEFYRSVFTAMSEGIVLQQADGKIITCNASAERILGLNREQIIGRTSDDGRWLTIREDGSPFPSDEYPAMITLRTGKPCSNVNLGIYKPDGQLTWISINSQPLYRENETVPYAVVTSFADISERQAALRDRQVAEQKIREQAALLEIATDAIYVRDLDSEILFWNQGAERLYGWSKQEAIGRNARDILYTETLIHQNEQAFNVVTEVGVWQGELHKLTKHGKEVIVESRWTLMRDADGEAKSILIVDTDITHKKQLEEQFFRAQRLESLGTLASGIAHDLNNILTPILAAAQLLKVKLPKEQKRSATLGGTPSPKVEGASSQYLLEILENNAKRGAGLVKQVLSFARGFKGERITVQLKHLITDIILIGKQTFPKSIEFTASIPEDLWTVAGDVTQLHQVLMNLVVNARDAMPDGGIINITAENIAIDETYASMVLEANVGNYIQVTVTDTGVGMASEILDKIFDPFFTTKDVGVGTGLGLSTVLGIIKSHGGFVTVSSTVDQGSKFTLFLPAIQGMADVTVKEIETPIGKGELILIVDDEAPICEIAKMILQDNNYNVLTASNGIEAIALYAQNKHRINVVIMDMMMPEMDGITAIRTLKKMNSQVRIVASSGINSDETLSQAAIVGVEQVLPKPFTAKDLLNCLHHLLRVEN, encoded by the coding sequence ATGAAAATTGACGAATTAACTATGCGATTCAACGAGCTATCAACTTATTTACATAATTTATATCATTTGATTGACCGTCATCCTTTGACACTTAATCCTGATAGTTATGTTATTGATGCTATTAGCTTGATGAATCAGCAACAATGCCAGAGTGTGCAATCTCATAACTTTAACTCATCGGCTGCTTGTAGCAATATTAATTTACAAGAAACTAGTTATGTTTTAGTCATTGATTCAGGACATTTGTTGGGTATCTTCACGGAGCAAGATTTAGTCAAGTTGGCAGCATCAACAGTTGATTTCGCCAATGTCAAGATTACTAAAGTGATGCAACAGCCAGCCATCACAATGAAAATTGCAGATTTTCAAGACATTTTTATAGTCTTCTCCTTATTGCTTCAGCATCAAATCCGTCACTTACCAATTTTGAACGATAGTGAGCAACTGGTTGGCATTGTAACTATCACTAGCTTGTTGCAAGGATTGAATCAGTGGCAAACTTTTTGTAACCTCCAAGCTTTCAGTCACTTATCTCCCAAGCCTATCGAATACTGCAATAGTGACTTTAGCAGACGGCATCAACAAGGAAAAGTGATGTTTTATAGTGACATGGCTGAAGATGTTACCAATCTCAAACAGGCAGAAGAATCACTACGACAGAGTGAAGCTAGATTAAAATTAGCCTTGGAATCTGCCAACATGGGCATCTGGGATTGGAATATTTTGACTGATGAAGCCGTCTGGTCAGCTAATATGGGGTCACTATATGGTCTGCCGAACACAACTTTAAATCCCAATTTTCAAAGCTTTCTGAAATTAATTCATCCGCAAGACCGAGAAGCTTTCCAGCAATCCATAACTAATATTATTGAGCAAGGAGGTCAATTTACGGTTGAATATCGGACTGTCTGGCCTGATGGTAGTATTCACTGGCTCTGTGGCAAAGGTCAAGTTTACTACAACGATTCTGGTCAAGCAATCAGGATGATTGGCACAACTAGAGACATTACAGATCGCAAACAATCAGAATTAGCCCTAAGAGAAAGTGAAGAGTTCTATCGCTCCGTTTTTACAGCCATGAGTGAGGGAATTGTATTACAGCAAGCTGATGGCAAGATTATCACTTGCAATGCCAGTGCGGAAAGAATTTTAGGGTTGAACCGAGAGCAAATTATAGGTCGCACCTCTGATGATGGGCGTTGGCTAACCATTCGGGAAGATGGCTCACCCTTCCCTAGTGATGAGTATCCAGCAATGATAACTTTACGCACAGGCAAACCCTGTTCTAATGTGAATCTGGGAATTTACAAACCTGATGGTCAATTGACTTGGATTTCAATTAACTCTCAGCCTTTGTATCGGGAAAATGAAACAGTCCCTTATGCGGTAGTGACATCCTTTGCCGATATTAGCGAACGACAAGCCGCACTGCGCGATCGCCAAGTTGCAGAACAAAAAATTCGTGAGCAAGCAGCTTTATTAGAAATTGCTACCGATGCCATTTATGTACGAGATTTAGATAGCGAAATCTTATTCTGGAATCAAGGTGCAGAACGGTTGTATGGTTGGTCAAAACAGGAAGCTATAGGTAGGAATGCGCGAGATATACTATACACAGAAACTTTAATTCACCAGAATGAGCAGGCTTTTAACGTGGTGACTGAGGTAGGAGTATGGCAAGGTGAGTTACATAAATTAACTAAACACGGCAAAGAAGTGATTGTCGAAAGCCGTTGGACACTGATGCGTGATGCGGACGGAGAAGCAAAATCAATTTTAATTGTTGATACTGATATTACCCACAAAAAACAACTAGAAGAACAGTTTTTTCGCGCTCAGAGATTGGAAAGCTTGGGTACACTTGCCAGTGGCATTGCTCACGACTTGAATAATATTTTGACACCAATCTTAGCTGCTGCCCAACTTCTGAAAGTCAAATTACCCAAAGAACAGAAGCGATCAGCTACGCTGGGCGGAACGCCATCGCCTAAAGTAGAGGGAGCATCATCACAATATCTGTTAGAGATTCTCGAAAATAACGCCAAGCGTGGCGCTGGTTTAGTCAAACAAGTGCTATCCTTTGCACGCGGCTTTAAAGGAGAGCGAATCACAGTCCAACTCAAGCACTTAATTACCGATATTATCTTGATTGGTAAACAGACATTTCCCAAATCGATTGAATTTACTGCCAGCATCCCGGAAGACCTTTGGACTGTAGCCGGAGATGTCACCCAATTACATCAAGTGCTGATGAATCTCGTTGTTAATGCCCGTGATGCTATGCCAGATGGTGGCATTATTAACATCACAGCAGAAAATATTGCCATTGATGAAACCTACGCCAGCATGGTGTTAGAGGCTAATGTTGGCAATTATATTCAAGTAACTGTTACAGATACAGGTGTAGGTATGGCTTCAGAAATCTTAGATAAAATTTTTGATCCATTCTTCACCACAAAAGACGTAGGAGTAGGTACAGGATTAGGACTGTCAACCGTATTAGGTATCATTAAGAGTCATGGCGGTTTTGTTACTGTCTCTAGCACAGTTGATCAAGGTAGCAAATTTACGCTGTTCTTGCCAGCGATTCAAGGAATGGCAGACGTAACAGTTAAGGAGATAGAAACACCAATAGGCAAGGGAGAATTAATTCTCATTGTCGATGATGAAGCGCCAATTTGTGAAATTGCCAAGATGATTCTCCAAGATAATAACTACAATGTCCTAACTGCTTCTAATGGTATCGAAGCGATCGCCCTCTATGCCCAAAACAAACATCGCATTAATGTTGTGATTATGGATATGATGATGCCCGAAATGGATGGGATCACAGCCATTCGTACCTTGAAAAAAATGAACTCCCAGGTGCGAATTGTTGCTAGCAGTGGGATCAATTCAGATGAAACTTTATCACAAGCAGCCATAGTAGGTGTAGAGCAAGTGTTACCCAAACCCTTCACCGCCAAGGACTTACTCAACTGCCTGCATCATTTACTCAGGGTGGAAAATTAA
- a CDS encoding AI-2E family transporter translates to MNNIRQRLNNSFIIRFLLLFAFGWAALQLFVYFETVIVVFTFAAILAALLNYPVRWLRRFLPRTVAVILVFLISLLIAIALATTLGLAILSQGQQLIDRFLEIANSVGSLVAQLESFLQTRNLQLNLDAIAERIQNFALASVNYLISILGTSLTNFVNLIFITVVTLFMLLNGENVWRFVLKFIPEKSRNYFAATVEEKLLGFFRGQLLLMLFLSISTCLVFILLQVPYPLVLSLIIGILDAVPGIGATLGIGTVFLILLIQDIVLAFKVLAVSIILQQIQDNLISPRIMQNSVDINPLVTFFALLIGARIAGLLGVFLAVPIAGLVVSLLQIDELKGETNT, encoded by the coding sequence ATGAACAATATCCGACAGCGACTAAATAATTCTTTTATCATTCGCTTCTTACTATTGTTCGCTTTTGGTTGGGCTGCTTTACAGCTTTTTGTTTATTTTGAAACGGTAATTGTAGTTTTTACATTTGCAGCCATCTTAGCCGCTTTATTAAACTATCCTGTGCGATGGTTGCGGCGCTTTCTACCTCGCACAGTCGCAGTTATTTTAGTTTTCCTCATCAGCCTCTTGATTGCTATTGCTTTAGCAACCACTCTTGGTTTAGCAATCTTATCTCAAGGGCAACAACTCATTGATAGATTTTTGGAAATTGCTAATTCTGTGGGTTCTTTAGTAGCACAACTAGAATCTTTTCTGCAAACTCGCAATTTACAATTAAATCTTGATGCTATTGCCGAAAGAATCCAAAACTTTGCCTTAGCTAGTGTTAATTATTTAATTAGTATTTTAGGAACATCACTTACCAATTTTGTTAATCTAATTTTTATTACAGTTGTTACCCTTTTTATGTTACTAAATGGGGAAAATGTTTGGCGTTTCGTCTTGAAATTCATTCCAGAAAAATCTCGTAATTATTTCGCGGCTACAGTTGAAGAAAAGCTCTTGGGGTTTTTCCGAGGGCAATTACTTTTAATGTTATTTCTGTCTATTTCTACTTGTTTAGTTTTTATATTATTACAGGTTCCTTATCCCTTAGTTTTGTCCCTAATTATCGGCATTCTTGATGCCGTTCCAGGGATTGGTGCAACCTTGGGAATTGGTACTGTCTTTTTAATTTTACTAATTCAAGATATTGTACTTGCTTTCAAAGTTTTAGCAGTTTCAATTATACTCCAGCAAATTCAAGATAACTTAATTTCACCGCGAATTATGCAAAATTCAGTCGATATCAACCCACTCGTGACATTTTTTGCTTTATTAATTGGAGCAAGAATTGCTGGGCTACTAGGTGTTTTTCTAGCTGTACCAATCGCAGGTTTAGTTGTCAGCTTACTACAAATTGATGAGTTGAAAGGCGAAACTAATACCTAA
- a CDS encoding ATP-dependent 6-phosphofructokinase yields MGKRIGILTSGGDCPGLNCVIRAVVSHAKLTYDWEVLGIPYATQGLLERQAIALNMHGWDLRGIDPLLNMGGTILGTINKGDTLAHVDEMLASYKALALDALIVIGGDGSLSILHELANQGHWNLIGIPKTIDNDVALTERAIGFDTAVNTIVDALNRLTFTAASHDRVMIVEVMGRSAGHLALHAGIAGGADVILIPEISYTISGLCQHLAELRDRWRRKFAIVVVAEGAKLCLEDVENNIKVSVSSPKCGRGQYIADQIAQCSANLMDTRVSVLGHIQRGGIPSALDRLTATVFGKTAVDLIAQGQFGKMVAWQNGEVIPVPIEDVVVQSPLHVNPHSSLVQSARCLGIYVGEKG; encoded by the coding sequence ATGGGTAAACGAATTGGTATCCTCACCAGTGGTGGTGATTGTCCTGGGCTTAACTGTGTAATTCGTGCAGTTGTCAGCCATGCAAAACTTACTTATGATTGGGAAGTATTGGGGATTCCTTATGCCACCCAAGGTTTACTGGAACGTCAAGCGATCGCACTCAATATGCACGGCTGGGATCTGCGCGGTATTGATCCTCTGCTGAATATGGGTGGTACGATTTTAGGCACAATTAATAAAGGTGATACTTTAGCCCATGTTGATGAGATGCTGGCTAGTTATAAGGCTTTGGCTTTAGATGCGTTAATTGTCATTGGCGGCGATGGTAGTTTGAGTATTCTCCATGAACTCGCTAACCAAGGTCACTGGAATTTAATTGGTATTCCCAAAACCATAGATAATGATGTGGCTTTGACAGAACGCGCCATTGGTTTTGATACAGCTGTGAATACTATTGTCGATGCTTTAAATAGACTGACTTTTACAGCTGCTAGTCACGATCGCGTGATGATTGTCGAAGTTATGGGACGTTCCGCCGGACATCTAGCATTACACGCAGGTATTGCTGGTGGTGCAGATGTCATATTGATTCCTGAAATATCATACACAATTAGCGGTTTATGTCAACATTTAGCCGAACTGCGCGATCGCTGGCGACGTAAATTTGCGATCGTTGTTGTTGCTGAAGGGGCAAAGTTATGTCTGGAAGATGTGGAGAACAATATTAAGGTTTCTGTCTCATCTCCTAAATGCGGTCGTGGTCAATATATCGCTGATCAAATAGCTCAATGTAGTGCCAATTTGATGGATACCAGAGTTTCTGTATTAGGACATATCCAACGTGGTGGTATTCCCTCAGCCTTAGACCGTTTAACCGCCACAGTTTTTGGTAAGACAGCCGTGGATTTAATCGCTCAAGGTCAATTTGGCAAAATGGTGGCTTGGCAAAATGGTGAAGTTATCCCAGTCCCGATTGAGGATGTAGTAGTGCAAAGTCCTTTACACGTTAACCCTCACAGTTCTTTAGTGCAGAGTGCGCGTTGTTTAGGTATTTATGTAGGCGAAAAAGGTTAA
- a CDS encoding dihydroorotate dehydrogenase-like protein, translated as MDLTTNYLGLKLRSPLVPSASPLSAEIDNILWMEDAGAAAVVLPSLFEEQLSLESYELEHHLTYGTESFPESLTYFPQYQNFRIGPEEYLNLIHQAKEKVKIPIIASLNGSSLDGWTDYAKMIEQAGAAALELNIYSVYTDPELTSEQIEQHYIDMLKVVKAAVQIPVAIKLSPYFTNMANMAKRLDDAGADGLVLFNRFYQPDINLETLEVQPNVILSTPQAMRLPLRWIAILYGRVHAHLAATSGIYNAHDVLKMLMAGANITMLCSVLLRHGIGHIKCIEQEIRQWMEKHEYESVQQLQGSMSQKHCPNPSAFERAQYMRALQSYQPEWGLVYEASYYYG; from the coding sequence ATGGATTTAACTACTAATTATCTGGGATTAAAATTGCGATCGCCGCTTGTCCCGTCCGCATCTCCTTTATCGGCAGAGATTGACAACATTCTCTGGATGGAAGATGCTGGTGCAGCCGCAGTGGTCTTACCTTCTCTGTTTGAAGAACAGTTGAGCTTAGAAAGTTACGAATTAGAGCATCATTTAACTTACGGAACTGAAAGCTTTCCAGAATCATTAACATACTTCCCCCAATATCAAAATTTTCGTATCGGCCCGGAAGAATACCTAAATCTCATTCACCAAGCTAAGGAAAAGGTGAAAATCCCTATCATTGCCAGTCTGAACGGTTCTTCCTTAGATGGTTGGACTGATTACGCCAAAATGATTGAACAAGCAGGGGCAGCAGCTTTGGAGTTAAATATTTACTCAGTCTACACCGACCCTGAATTAACTAGCGAACAAATCGAGCAGCATTATATTGATATGCTCAAGGTCGTGAAAGCAGCCGTGCAGATTCCGGTAGCAATTAAGCTGAGTCCTTACTTTACTAATATGGCAAACATGGCCAAGCGTCTAGATGATGCCGGGGCTGATGGCTTGGTTTTGTTTAATCGTTTTTACCAACCGGATATTAACTTAGAAACCCTAGAAGTACAGCCTAATGTAATTTTAAGCACACCCCAAGCAATGCGCCTACCTCTGCGCTGGATTGCCATCCTCTACGGCCGCGTTCATGCTCATCTAGCAGCTACCAGTGGCATTTATAACGCCCATGATGTCTTAAAAATGCTGATGGCTGGAGCAAATATTACCATGTTGTGTTCTGTTCTCCTCAGACATGGCATAGGTCACATCAAGTGTATCGAACAAGAAATACGTCAATGGATGGAAAAACACGAATACGAGTCAGTACAGCAACTCCAGGGAAGCATGAGCCAAAAACACTGTCCTAACCCCAGCGCCTTTGAACGCGCTCAATATATGCGGGCGTTGCAAAGCTATCAGCCAGAATGGGGACTAGTTTACGAGGCTTCTTATTATTACGGGTAA